A single window of Methylocella tundrae DNA harbors:
- the groL gene encoding chaperonin GroEL (60 kDa chaperone family; promotes refolding of misfolded polypeptides especially under stressful conditions; forms two stacked rings of heptamers to form a barrel-shaped 14mer; ends can be capped by GroES; misfolded proteins enter the barrel where they are refolded when GroES binds), with translation MAAKDVRFSTDARDRILRGVEILNNAVKITLGPKGRNVVIEKSFGAPRITKDGVTVAKEIELSDKFENLGAQLVREVASRQHDNAGDGTTTATVLAASIAREGAKAVAAGLNPMDLKRGIDLAVEAIVADLKKNSKKVSSNDEIAQIGKISANGDQFIGEEIAKAMQKVGNEGVITVEEAKSLVTETEIVEGMQFDRGYLSPYFITNAEKMSAELEDPYILVHEKKLSSLQALLPILEAVVQTGKPFLIIAEDIEGEALATLVVNKLRGGLKVAAVKAPGFGDRRKAMLEDIAILTNGTLISEEIGIKLENVTLQMLGRAKRVHIDKESTTIIDGAGAKADIEGRIGQIKAQIEETTSDYDREKLQERLAKLAGGVAVIRVGGATEVEVKEKKDRVDDALNATRAAVEEGISPGGGVALLRAIPALDAVKVENPDQKTGVDIVRKAIQAPARQIVDNSGGDGAVVVGKLLEAKDYSYGYDAQTGEFGDLVALGIIDPTKVVRTALQDAASIAGLIVTTEATITEHPKKDAPAMPGGGGMGGMGGMDF, from the coding sequence ATGGCTGCCAAAGACGTCCGTTTTTCCACCGACGCCCGTGATCGCATTCTGCGCGGCGTCGAGATTCTCAACAATGCGGTGAAAATCACGCTCGGCCCGAAAGGCCGCAACGTCGTCATCGAGAAATCCTTCGGCGCCCCCCGCATCACCAAGGACGGCGTGACGGTGGCGAAAGAGATCGAACTCTCCGACAAATTCGAGAACCTCGGCGCCCAGCTCGTGCGTGAAGTCGCCTCGAGGCAGCACGACAACGCCGGCGACGGCACGACCACGGCGACCGTGCTCGCGGCCTCGATTGCCCGGGAAGGCGCGAAGGCCGTGGCCGCCGGCCTCAACCCGATGGATCTGAAGCGTGGCATCGATCTCGCGGTCGAAGCGATCGTCGCCGACCTCAAGAAGAATTCGAAGAAAGTCTCATCGAACGATGAGATCGCCCAGATCGGCAAAATTTCGGCCAATGGCGATCAGTTCATCGGCGAAGAAATCGCCAAGGCGATGCAGAAGGTCGGCAATGAAGGGGTGATCACCGTCGAGGAGGCCAAGAGCCTCGTCACCGAGACGGAAATCGTCGAAGGCATGCAGTTCGACCGCGGCTATCTCTCGCCCTATTTCATCACCAACGCCGAGAAGATGAGCGCCGAGCTCGAAGACCCCTACATCCTCGTGCATGAGAAGAAGCTGTCCTCCCTGCAGGCCCTGCTGCCGATTCTCGAGGCTGTCGTGCAGACCGGCAAGCCGTTCCTCATCATAGCCGAGGACATCGAGGGCGAGGCGCTCGCGACGCTCGTCGTCAACAAGCTGCGCGGCGGCCTGAAGGTCGCGGCCGTGAAGGCGCCGGGCTTCGGCGACCGCCGCAAGGCCATGCTCGAGGACATCGCGATCCTGACCAACGGGACGCTGATCTCGGAAGAAATCGGCATCAAGCTCGAGAACGTCACGCTGCAGATGCTCGGCCGCGCCAAGCGGGTGCATATCGACAAGGAATCAACGACGATCATCGACGGCGCCGGCGCCAAGGCCGACATCGAGGGGCGCATTGGCCAAATCAAGGCGCAGATTGAAGAGACCACCTCGGACTATGACCGTGAGAAGCTGCAGGAGCGCCTTGCCAAGCTCGCCGGCGGCGTCGCGGTGATCCGCGTCGGCGGCGCCACCGAGGTCGAGGTCAAGGAAAAGAAGGACCGCGTCGATGACGCCCTCAACGCCACCCGCGCGGCGGTTGAGGAAGGCATTTCTCCCGGCGGCGGCGTCGCGCTTCTGCGCGCCATCCCTGCCCTCGACGCGGTCAAGGTCGAAAATCCTGATCAGAAGACCGGCGTCGATATTGTTCGCAAAGCGATACAGGCTCCTGCGCGCCAGATCGTCGACAATTCGGGCGGCGATGGCGCCGTCGTGGTCGGCAAGCTGCTCGAAGCCAAGGACTATAGCTACGGCTACGATGCGCAGACGGGCGAATTTGGCGATCTTGTTGCGCTCGGCATCATTGATCCGACGAAGGTCGTCCGCACGGCCCTGCAGGACGCCGCGTCGATCGCGGGCTTGATTGTCACCACCGAGGCGACGATCACCGAACATCCGAAGAAGGACGCCCCCGCTATGCCGGGCGGCGGCGGCATGGGCGGAATGGGCGGCATGGATTTCTGA
- a CDS encoding transglycosylase domain-containing protein, with protein sequence MRKRETKERREPTFEAARERPELNASPSTSPARKNSGSRRSARRRRSLLVTSLSWFFTALVWATIAGAGVIAFYATKLPPIDQLEVPKRPPNIAILADDGTLLANRGDTGGASVRLADLPPYLPKAFIAIEDRRFYSHWGIDPFGILRAVTRNAAGGAMQGGSTLTQQLAKNLFLTQERTVSRKIQEAILALWLEHKYSKNQILELYLNRVYFGSGAYGVEAAAQKYFGHGARNVTLAEGAVLAGLMKAPTKLAPNRNPAGATERAAQVIAAMEQEGFITEAMGKLALAHPAQAVRGAGAGSVNYAADYVMDVLDDTVGAVDQDIAVTTTISPALQANAEKALTEELDQKGAKFGVGQGALVSMDPEGAIKALIGGRNYADSQFNRAVAARRQPGSAFKPFVYLAAIEKGLTPATIREDAPINVRGWQPENYSRQYFGPVTLTKALSLSLNTVAVRLGVEVGARNVIKVAHRLGIVSELTPNASIALGTSEVSPLELVAAYAPFANGGIGVQPHIIVRVKTAAGKLLYQRKGASNGRVIDPAYLPMMNTMMQETLLTGTARKGEVPGWQAAGKTGTSQDWRDAWFVGYTSHLVTGVWLGNDDSSPTRKASGGNLPVEIWSRYMRFAHQGVPPQPLPGGLWQAPAPFWPAEPSAPAPVAESGWPSQPAAQVYPPYPSPASPAAPAQAAQADSRPRSNGFAPPGLIPNAGQAAQARPAPRERNFFDNLFGG encoded by the coding sequence ATGAGGAAGCGCGAGACGAAAGAACGGCGCGAACCGACGTTCGAGGCGGCGCGGGAGAGGCCAGAGTTGAACGCAAGCCCTTCCACGAGCCCGGCCCGGAAAAACAGCGGATCGCGGCGAAGCGCGAGGCGGCGGCGGTCGCTTCTCGTGACCTCGCTCTCCTGGTTTTTCACCGCCCTCGTCTGGGCGACGATCGCGGGGGCGGGCGTCATCGCCTTTTACGCGACGAAACTGCCGCCGATCGACCAACTCGAAGTGCCAAAACGTCCGCCGAACATCGCCATTCTGGCCGACGACGGGACGCTGCTCGCCAATCGCGGCGACACCGGCGGCGCTTCGGTCCGCCTTGCCGATCTGCCGCCCTATCTGCCCAAGGCGTTCATCGCGATCGAGGACCGGCGTTTTTATTCGCATTGGGGCATTGATCCCTTCGGCATTTTGCGCGCCGTGACGCGCAACGCCGCCGGGGGCGCGATGCAGGGCGGCTCGACGCTGACGCAGCAGCTCGCCAAAAACCTGTTTTTGACGCAGGAGCGGACCGTTTCGCGGAAAATCCAGGAGGCCATTCTCGCGCTCTGGCTGGAGCATAAATATAGCAAGAACCAGATCCTGGAGCTTTACCTCAACCGGGTCTATTTCGGCTCGGGCGCCTATGGCGTCGAGGCGGCGGCGCAGAAATATTTCGGCCATGGCGCGCGCAATGTGACGCTTGCGGAGGGGGCCGTCCTCGCCGGCCTCATGAAGGCGCCGACCAAGCTGGCGCCGAACCGTAACCCCGCCGGGGCGACCGAGCGCGCGGCGCAGGTCATCGCGGCGATGGAGCAGGAAGGCTTCATCACCGAGGCGATGGGCAAGCTCGCCCTCGCCCATCCGGCGCAGGCCGTGCGCGGCGCGGGCGCGGGCTCGGTCAATTACGCCGCCGATTATGTCATGGACGTCCTCGACGATACGGTCGGCGCGGTCGATCAGGACATCGCCGTGACGACGACGATCAGCCCGGCCCTGCAGGCGAACGCCGAAAAGGCGCTGACCGAGGAGCTCGATCAAAAAGGCGCGAAATTCGGCGTCGGACAGGGCGCGCTGGTGTCGATGGATCCGGAGGGCGCGATCAAGGCGCTCATCGGGGGGCGCAATTACGCCGACAGCCAGTTCAACCGGGCGGTCGCGGCCAGGCGCCAGCCGGGCTCGGCCTTCAAGCCCTTCGTCTATCTCGCCGCGATCGAAAAAGGCCTGACCCCCGCGACCATCCGCGAGGATGCGCCGATCAATGTGAGAGGCTGGCAGCCGGAGAATTACTCGCGCCAGTACTTCGGCCCCGTGACGCTGACCAAAGCCCTGTCGCTCTCGCTCAATACGGTCGCGGTGCGTCTTGGCGTCGAAGTCGGCGCGAGGAACGTGATCAAGGTGGCGCATCGGCTCGGCATCGTGTCGGAGCTGACTCCCAACGCCTCGATCGCGCTTGGCACCTCGGAGGTCTCGCCGCTCGAGCTTGTCGCCGCCTATGCGCCCTTCGCCAATGGCGGCATCGGCGTGCAGCCGCATATCATCGTCCGTGTGAAGACGGCGGCCGGCAAGCTGCTCTATCAGCGCAAAGGCGCGAGCAACGGCCGCGTTATCGATCCGGCCTATCTGCCGATGATGAACACGATGATGCAGGAGACGCTGCTGACCGGCACGGCGCGCAAGGGCGAGGTGCCAGGCTGGCAGGCGGCCGGCAAGACCGGCACGAGCCAGGATTGGCGCGACGCCTGGTTCGTCGGTTATACGAGCCACCTCGTGACCGGCGTCTGGCTCGGCAATGACGATAGTTCGCCGACACGGAAGGCCTCGGGCGGCAACCTGCCGGTCGAGATCTGGTCGCGCTATATGCGCTTCGCGCATCAGGGCGTTCCGCCGCAGCCGCTGCCGGGCGGCCTGTGGCAGGCGCCGGCCCCCTTCTGGCCGGCCGAACCATCGGCGCCAGCCCCGGTGGCGGAGAGCGGATGGCCTTCGCAGCCCGCGGCGCAAGTCTATCCGCCCTATCCCTCGCCCGCCTCGCCCGCCGCGCCCGCGCAAGCAGCGCAGGCCGATTCCCGCCCGCGCAGCAATGGGTTCGCGCCGCCGGGCCTGATACCCAACGCCGGCCAGGCGGCGCAGGCGCGGCCGGCGCCGCGCGAGCGCAATTTCTTCGACAATCTGTTCGGCGGCTAA
- a CDS encoding ETX/MTX2 family pore-forming toxin produces MNFQIRNVSTQNELDINTALFKKFQTIDQATLMQRAIDYLTSIGATQRVADLAAIETGLTEFYQDHYDLLITDFSYGEVKQSLKSLIAHQETYANASPDDPLEATFSYEYSRQDGQSFKFTEGLKVGAKAGVKAKLPLVGEANVEVSAEVSFSAEQSFSTTESSKWNFLQKVTVKPLTSVKVIGYIRIGKIDAPFNCNVKVLDGNVLVEVKLKGDKGYSSWVFPVTAMMSDAERSFVLSGNLSGSEASDIYVKVEPVTTALL; encoded by the coding sequence ATGAACTTTCAAATACGAAACGTTTCGACGCAGAATGAACTCGACATCAATACGGCCCTGTTCAAGAAGTTTCAGACGATCGATCAGGCGACTCTCATGCAGCGCGCCATCGACTATTTGACCTCTATCGGGGCGACGCAGAGGGTTGCGGACCTCGCGGCCATCGAGACGGGCCTCACCGAGTTTTACCAGGATCATTACGATCTGCTCATCACTGATTTCAGCTATGGCGAGGTCAAGCAGTCACTGAAAAGCCTGATCGCGCATCAGGAGACCTACGCCAACGCCTCGCCTGACGATCCGCTCGAGGCGACCTTCTCCTATGAATATTCGCGCCAGGACGGCCAGTCGTTCAAATTCACCGAAGGCCTCAAGGTCGGGGCCAAGGCGGGCGTGAAGGCGAAATTGCCTCTGGTCGGCGAAGCGAACGTCGAAGTGAGCGCCGAGGTGAGCTTTTCAGCCGAGCAGAGCTTCTCGACGACAGAATCGTCCAAATGGAATTTTCTTCAAAAGGTTACGGTCAAGCCCCTCACATCCGTGAAGGTCATCGGCTATATCCGGATCGGCAAGATTGACGCGCCGTTCAACTGCAACGTGAAAGTGCTCGACGGAAATGTTCTCGTCGAAGTCAAGCTCAAAGGCGACAAGGGATATTCGAGCTGGGTTTTCCCCGTCACCGCCATGATGTCGGACGCAGAACGCTCATTCGTTTTATCCGGCAATCTCTCCGGTTCGGAAGCTTCCGATATTTATGTGAAGGTCGAACCCGTCACCACGGCACTGCTCTAA
- the dnaN gene encoding DNA polymerase III subunit beta: MKVTLERAALLKSLGHVHRVVERRNTIPILSNVLLQARGQTLLLKATDLDLEVTESLPADVGAAGGTTLPAHTLYDIVRKLPDGAQVSLETTGESGQLQLRSGRSRFNLQTLPDSDFPDLAAGEFTHDFTLGAGDLKRLIDKTQFAISTEETRYYLNGIFLHSTESEGATVLRAVATDGHRLARVEIPCPKGAVGMPGVIVPRKAVAEVQKLIEDASQEIRIELSTTKVRFTFGDVVLTSKLIDGTFPDYGRVIPSGNDKRLIVDRAPFAAAVDRVSTISSERGRAVKLAVADGKLTLSVTNPDSGSAQEELDVDYDSTPLDIGFNARYLLDIMEQLDSDTALFKLADPGSPTLVEDRDGASALYVLMPMRV; the protein is encoded by the coding sequence ATGAAAGTCACCCTTGAGCGAGCGGCCTTGTTGAAGTCGCTCGGCCACGTCCATCGCGTGGTGGAGCGCCGCAACACGATTCCCATTCTCTCCAATGTGCTGCTGCAGGCGCGCGGGCAGACGCTTCTTCTCAAGGCGACCGATCTCGATCTCGAAGTGACGGAGAGCCTTCCGGCCGATGTAGGAGCGGCGGGCGGCACCACGCTGCCGGCGCATACGCTCTATGATATTGTGCGAAAGCTTCCCGATGGCGCGCAGGTCTCGCTCGAAACAACGGGGGAAAGCGGCCAGTTGCAGCTGCGTTCGGGACGTTCGCGGTTCAATCTGCAGACTTTGCCGGACAGCGATTTTCCCGATCTCGCGGCCGGCGAGTTCACCCATGACTTCACCCTCGGCGCGGGCGATCTGAAACGGCTGATCGACAAGACGCAATTCGCCATCTCCACCGAGGAAACGCGCTATTATTTGAACGGCATCTTCCTGCATTCGACCGAGTCCGAAGGCGCCACTGTTTTGCGCGCCGTGGCGACGGACGGGCACAGGCTCGCGCGGGTCGAAATTCCCTGCCCGAAGGGGGCTGTCGGCATGCCGGGCGTCATCGTGCCGCGCAAAGCCGTGGCGGAGGTGCAAAAGCTCATCGAGGACGCCTCGCAGGAAATCCGCATCGAGCTGTCGACGACCAAGGTGCGTTTTACTTTTGGCGATGTGGTGTTGACCTCAAAGCTGATCGACGGCACTTTTCCCGATTACGGCCGGGTCATTCCCTCCGGCAACGACAAGCGCCTCATCGTCGACCGCGCGCCTTTCGCCGCGGCCGTCGATCGCGTCTCGACAATCTCTTCCGAGCGCGGGCGCGCCGTCAAACTCGCGGTGGCGGACGGCAAGCTCACCCTGTCGGTGACCAACCCGGATTCAGGCTCCGCGCAGGAGGAACTGGATGTCGATTACGACTCGACGCCGCTCGATATCGGCTTCAACGCCCGCTATCTGCTCGACATAATGGAGCAACTCGACAGCGACACGGCGCTGTTCAAACTCGCCGATCCCGGCTCGCCGACGCTGGTGGAGGACCGCGACGGCGCAAGCGCGCTCTATGTGCTGATGCCAATGCGCGTGTAG
- a CDS encoding DUF1036 domain-containing protein: MKQAITPACMALGVFLAASTAARADFRLCNNATSRVSVSLAYTDGEMWVSEGWWNLKPGACETLVRGPLAAEFYYVYAMDERGGEWKGKAFMCTRDREFRILGREDCYVRGFDRTGFFEVDTGKEAKNWTVQLTDPAPARPNP, translated from the coding sequence ATGAAACAAGCGATTACTCCCGCCTGCATGGCGCTTGGCGTTTTCCTGGCCGCTTCGACGGCGGCCCGCGCTGATTTTCGTCTATGCAACAATGCAACGAGCCGGGTCAGCGTTTCGCTGGCCTATACGGACGGCGAAATGTGGGTGAGCGAGGGCTGGTGGAATTTGAAGCCCGGCGCCTGCGAAACACTGGTTCGCGGTCCGCTCGCGGCTGAATTCTATTACGTCTATGCGATGGACGAGCGCGGCGGGGAATGGAAGGGCAAAGCTTTCATGTGCACGCGCGACCGCGAGTTCCGCATCCTCGGCCGCGAGGATTGTTATGTCCGCGGCTTCGACCGGACCGGCTTTTTCGAGGTCGATACGGGCAAGGAAGCAAAAAACTGGACGGTTCAGCTGACTGATCCGGCTCCGGCCCGGCCAAATCCTTAA
- a CDS encoding N-formylglutamate amidohydrolase, whose product MDHPPGSRLQPAAAYDAIEQIDGPLGAGVLLICDHAANALPDSYGTLGLPRSELERHIGYDIGAAAVTRRLAALLDAPAVLSHFSRLLIDPNRGADDPTLVMQLSDGAIVPGNAGISADEIERRLTRYWRPYRAAVSHHIEAMMKAGPLPALVSIHSFTPSWKGARRPWEIGILWDSDPRLAKPLIAALAEAGVKVGDNEPYDGALEGDTLDEEATRRGLAGLLIEIRQDLIAAEDQAIAYAERLAPILQAVLKRPELRQLAFYKSRTGRHA is encoded by the coding sequence ATGGATCATCCGCCAGGCTCTCGCCTACAGCCGGCCGCCGCCTATGACGCTATTGAGCAAATCGATGGCCCGCTCGGCGCCGGCGTGCTTCTGATCTGCGATCATGCGGCCAACGCCCTGCCGGACTCCTATGGAACCCTCGGCCTTCCAAGAAGCGAGCTTGAGCGCCATATCGGCTATGACATCGGCGCCGCCGCCGTGACGCGCAGGCTTGCGGCATTGCTCGACGCTCCGGCGGTTCTTTCGCATTTTTCGCGCCTGCTGATCGACCCCAATCGCGGCGCGGATGACCCGACGCTCGTCATGCAGCTGTCGGACGGCGCGATCGTTCCGGGCAACGCCGGGATCAGCGCGGACGAGATCGAGCGCCGGCTGACGCGCTATTGGCGCCCCTACCGCGCCGCCGTCTCGCATCATATCGAGGCCATGATGAAGGCGGGGCCGCTGCCGGCGCTCGTCTCGATTCACTCCTTCACGCCGTCCTGGAAAGGCGCGCGGCGTCCCTGGGAAATCGGCATTCTCTGGGACAGCGATCCGCGCCTTGCGAAGCCGCTCATCGCGGCGCTGGCTGAAGCCGGCGTCAAGGTCGGCGACAATGAGCCCTATGACGGCGCCCTCGAAGGCGACACACTGGATGAGGAAGCCACAAGGCGGGGGCTGGCCGGATTGCTCATCGAGATCCGCCAGGATCTGATCGCCGCCGAGGATCAGGCGATCGCCTATGCCGAGCGCCTCGCGCCGATTTTGCAGGCGGTTCTGAAGCGTCCCGAATTGCGCCAGCTCGCATTTTACAAAAGCCGCACCGGCCGTCATGCTTAA
- the pyk gene encoding pyruvate kinase — translation MRRLRRCKIIATIGPASANQETLSALFEAGADVFRINMSHASHDSMREQVRMIRAVQLDARRPIGILLDLQGPKLRIGLFKDRVVKLVKGATFTLDSNPEPGDETRVCLPHPEILRALEPGHTLLIDDGKVRLHVVSADKDHAVALVDVAGEISNRKGVSLPDTEIPVSPMTDKDRADLEAGLEAGVDWVAVSFVQRPEDVAEVKKLTRGRASVMSKIEKPQAIAKLDEIVEISDGLMVARGDLGVEMPLEKVPGLQKRISRNARRLGKPVVVATQMLESMINSPVPTRAEVSDVATAVFEGADAVMLSAESAAGHYPVEAVATMNRIAEEVERDAYYRGIINAQRATPEATGADAIAVAARNVTETLDLKAIVAWTSSGATALRIARERPTAPILALTPNPETAGRLAIAWGVHAVVTKDAHDINDMSARAAKFAFREGFAKVGDRIIIVAGVPFGTPGATNMVRIDFIDEAATITAAPKMEQAAQQQQ, via the coding sequence ATGCGGCGACTGCGACGGTGCAAGATCATTGCGACCATAGGACCGGCTTCGGCCAATCAGGAGACTCTGTCCGCGCTGTTCGAGGCGGGCGCGGACGTGTTCCGCATCAACATGAGCCATGCTTCGCATGATTCGATGCGCGAACAGGTGCGCATGATCCGCGCCGTTCAGCTGGACGCGCGCCGCCCGATCGGCATCCTCCTCGACCTGCAAGGTCCGAAGCTGCGGATCGGCCTGTTCAAGGATCGCGTGGTCAAGCTCGTGAAGGGCGCGACCTTCACGCTGGATTCAAACCCCGAGCCCGGCGATGAGACGCGGGTCTGCCTTCCCCATCCGGAAATTCTGCGCGCGCTCGAGCCCGGCCATACCCTTCTTATCGACGACGGCAAGGTGCGGCTCCACGTCGTCAGCGCCGACAAGGATCACGCGGTCGCGCTCGTCGACGTCGCTGGCGAGATTTCAAATCGCAAAGGCGTGAGCCTGCCCGATACGGAGATTCCGGTTTCTCCGATGACCGATAAGGACAGAGCCGATCTCGAGGCGGGCCTTGAAGCCGGCGTCGATTGGGTCGCTGTCTCTTTCGTGCAACGGCCGGAAGACGTCGCCGAAGTCAAGAAACTCACGCGCGGCCGCGCCTCCGTGATGTCCAAGATCGAAAAGCCGCAGGCGATCGCCAAGCTCGACGAAATCGTCGAGATTTCAGACGGTCTGATGGTGGCGCGCGGCGACCTTGGCGTCGAAATGCCGCTGGAGAAGGTTCCCGGCCTGCAAAAGCGCATCAGCCGCAATGCGCGCCGTCTCGGCAAGCCGGTCGTCGTCGCGACGCAGATGCTGGAGTCGATGATCAATTCGCCGGTGCCGACGCGCGCGGAAGTGTCGGATGTCGCGACCGCCGTGTTCGAGGGCGCGGACGCCGTGATGCTCTCCGCCGAAAGCGCCGCCGGCCATTACCCCGTCGAGGCCGTGGCGACGATGAACAGGATCGCCGAGGAGGTCGAACGCGACGCTTATTACCGCGGCATCATCAATGCGCAGCGCGCAACGCCGGAGGCGACGGGCGCCGACGCCATCGCGGTCGCTGCGCGAAATGTCACCGAAACCCTCGATCTGAAAGCGATCGTCGCCTGGACCTCGTCCGGCGCGACCGCTCTCAGAATCGCGCGCGAACGACCGACCGCGCCAATCCTCGCCTTGACGCCAAATCCCGAAACCGCCGGACGTCTCGCCATCGCCTGGGGCGTCCATGCGGTCGTCACCAAGGATGCGCACGACATCAACGACATGTCCGCGCGGGCGGCGAAATTTGCTTTCCGCGAGGGCTTCGCCAAAGTCGGCGATCGCATCATCATCGTCGCGGGCGTCCCCTTCGGCACGCCGGGCGCGACGAACATGGTGCGCATCGACTTCATCGACGAAGCCGCGACCATCACCGCCGCGCCCAAGATGGAACAGGCGGCGCAGCAGCAGCAATAG